A genomic segment from Microcella flavibacter encodes:
- a CDS encoding non-heme iron oxygenase ferredoxin subunit: MAGTRVCADSELAPATAMKVVIDGKPIAVVKDSSGAVHALGDTCTHGDISLSEGFVEDGTLECWAHGSKFDLATGAPKNFPAFEPVPVYAVTVENGEILVDAATTIAP; encoded by the coding sequence ATGGCCGGCACCCGCGTCTGCGCCGACAGCGAGCTCGCGCCCGCCACGGCCATGAAGGTCGTCATCGACGGCAAGCCGATCGCCGTCGTGAAGGACTCATCCGGCGCCGTGCACGCGCTCGGCGACACCTGCACCCACGGCGATATCTCGCTGAGCGAGGGCTTCGTCGAGGACGGCACGCTCGAGTGCTGGGCGCACGGGTCGAAGTTCGACCTCGCGACCGGCGCCCCCAAGAACTTCCCGGCCTTCGAGCCGGTGCCCGTCTACGCGGTGACCGTCGAGAACGGCGAGATCCTCGTGGACGCCGCGACGACCATCGCGCCCTGA
- a CDS encoding SURF1 family cytochrome oxidase biogenesis protein, with translation MSIARLALSRKWLGYLALTVIVAIVCVGFGLWQWARREEAVAEISLIEDNYDAEPVDYAEAMGEGFDPADEWLPVLLEGEYLAEDQLLARNRPRDGRPGFGVLTPLQLDDGTVVVIDRGWLPIGSAQDSPDVVPEAPAGRVEVTARLKPGEPTIAGRGAPEGQIATINLPQIAELLGPEVETTAYGQLIAEDPAPAQRPLPAQRPVLDEGPHLSYTFQWYVFAILAFIGFGWALRQDARALESERTGVPVAEPARRRPSDADEEDALLDAPR, from the coding sequence ATGAGCATCGCGCGCCTGGCCCTGTCGCGCAAGTGGCTCGGCTACCTCGCCCTCACCGTGATCGTCGCGATCGTCTGCGTCGGCTTCGGGCTCTGGCAGTGGGCGCGCCGCGAGGAGGCGGTCGCCGAGATCAGCCTCATCGAGGACAACTACGACGCCGAGCCCGTCGACTACGCCGAGGCCATGGGCGAGGGATTCGACCCGGCTGACGAGTGGCTGCCCGTGCTGCTCGAGGGCGAGTACCTCGCCGAGGACCAGCTGCTCGCCCGCAACCGCCCGCGCGACGGCCGGCCGGGCTTCGGGGTGCTCACCCCGCTGCAGCTCGACGACGGCACCGTCGTGGTCATCGACCGCGGCTGGCTGCCGATCGGCTCGGCGCAGGACTCCCCCGACGTCGTGCCCGAGGCGCCCGCCGGTCGCGTCGAGGTCACCGCGCGCCTCAAGCCCGGCGAGCCCACCATCGCCGGCCGCGGGGCGCCCGAGGGCCAGATCGCGACCATCAACCTGCCGCAGATCGCCGAGCTGCTGGGCCCCGAGGTCGAGACGACCGCCTACGGCCAGCTCATCGCCGAGGACCCGGCGCCCGCGCAGCGCCCGCTCCCGGCCCAGCGCCCCGTCCTCGACGAGGGCCCCCACCTCAGCTACACGTTCCAGTGGTACGTCTTCGCGATCCTCGCCTTCATCGGCTTCGGGTGGGCGCTGCGGCAGGATGCCCGGGCCCTCGAATCCGAGCGCACCGGGGTGCCCGTGGCCGAGCCGGCCCGGCGCCGCCCGAGCGACGCCGACGAGGAGGACGCGCTGCTCGACGCCCCGCGCTGA
- the sufC gene encoding Fe-S cluster assembly ATPase SufC: protein MSTLEIRDLHVSIATDQGPKEILRGVDLTINKGEIHAIMGPNGSGKSTLAYTIAGHPRYTVDSGSITLDGEDVLAMSVDERAKAGLFLAMQYPVEIPGVTVSNFLRTAKTALDGEAPPLRSWVKDLKSSMEALRMDRGFSERNVNEGFSGGEKKRHEIVQLELLKPKFAVLDETDSGLDVDALKIVSEGVNRVKESTGLGVLLITHYTRILRYIKPDFVHVFVEGRIAEQGGAELADRLENEGYDRFVTETPVA, encoded by the coding sequence ATGTCCACACTTGAGATCCGCGACCTGCACGTCTCGATCGCCACCGATCAGGGCCCCAAGGAGATCCTCCGCGGCGTCGACCTGACCATCAACAAGGGCGAGATCCACGCGATCATGGGCCCCAACGGCTCGGGCAAGTCGACGCTCGCGTACACGATCGCCGGGCACCCCCGCTACACCGTCGACTCGGGCTCGATCACGCTCGACGGCGAGGACGTCCTCGCGATGAGCGTGGACGAGCGCGCCAAGGCGGGCCTGTTCCTCGCCATGCAGTACCCGGTCGAGATCCCCGGCGTGACGGTGTCGAACTTCCTCCGCACCGCGAAGACCGCCCTCGACGGCGAGGCCCCGCCCCTGCGCAGCTGGGTCAAGGACCTCAAGAGCTCGATGGAGGCCCTGCGCATGGACCGCGGCTTCTCGGAGCGCAACGTCAACGAGGGCTTCTCGGGCGGCGAGAAGAAGCGCCACGAGATCGTGCAGCTCGAGCTGCTCAAGCCCAAGTTCGCCGTGCTCGACGAGACCGACTCCGGCCTCGACGTCGACGCGCTCAAGATCGTCTCGGAGGGCGTGAACCGCGTCAAGGAGTCGACCGGCCTCGGCGTGCTCCTCATCACGCACTACACGCGCATCCTGCGCTACATCAAGCCCGACTTCGTGCACGTCTTCGTCGAGGGCCGCATCGCCGAGCAGGGTGGCGCCGAGCTGGCGGATCGCCTCGAGAACGAGGGCTACGATCGCTTCGTCACCGAGACGCCGGTAGCCTGA
- the sufD gene encoding Fe-S cluster assembly protein SufD, whose product MTETLIADALAARLADVPIQTRSARPTSFEPADFAAPSAREVNWKLSDLQRLAPLFVDEAGGHGTVDYEVDAPAGVHVPSEGLDAPVRGEIFRPEDLPSAIAWKRSENALHLRLRAGEVLEQPVRVRLHGTDASGHANAHIVIEAERDAHGTVVLEHTGSAQYAQNVEIIVRDGAALTVLSLQTWEDDAVHAAAHQAVVGRRASLTHFVVSLGGAVVRVNPSVRLAGEGSHAELYGLSFADSGQHLESQVYMFHEGPATKGNVLYKSALQGAKARTVWIGDVLIGADAVDTDSYEANRNLVLTDGARADSIPNLEIETGEIAGAGHASATGRFDDEQLFYLRSRGISEKESRRLVVLGFLMEIVQKITVEDVRARLIDAVEAELATMEVD is encoded by the coding sequence ATGACCGAGACCCTGATCGCCGACGCCCTCGCCGCCCGACTGGCGGACGTGCCCATCCAGACCCGATCCGCCCGGCCGACCTCGTTCGAGCCGGCGGACTTCGCCGCCCCCTCGGCGCGCGAGGTCAACTGGAAGCTCAGCGACCTGCAGCGGCTCGCGCCCCTGTTCGTCGACGAGGCGGGCGGGCACGGCACGGTCGACTACGAGGTGGATGCCCCCGCCGGGGTGCACGTCCCCTCCGAGGGCCTCGACGCCCCCGTCCGCGGGGAGATCTTCCGCCCGGAGGACCTGCCGAGCGCCATCGCGTGGAAGCGCAGCGAGAACGCCCTGCACCTGCGGCTGCGCGCGGGCGAGGTGCTCGAGCAGCCGGTGCGCGTGCGCCTGCACGGCACCGATGCGTCCGGTCACGCCAACGCCCACATCGTCATCGAGGCCGAGCGCGACGCGCACGGCACCGTGGTGCTCGAGCACACGGGCAGCGCGCAGTACGCCCAGAACGTCGAGATCATCGTGCGCGACGGCGCGGCGCTGACCGTGCTCTCGCTGCAGACGTGGGAGGACGACGCCGTGCACGCCGCGGCGCATCAGGCAGTGGTCGGGCGCCGGGCATCCCTCACGCACTTCGTCGTCAGCCTCGGCGGCGCGGTCGTGCGCGTGAACCCGAGCGTTCGGCTCGCCGGCGAGGGCAGCCACGCCGAGCTCTACGGCCTCTCCTTCGCCGACAGCGGCCAGCACCTCGAGAGCCAGGTGTACATGTTCCACGAGGGGCCCGCGACCAAGGGCAACGTGCTCTACAAGAGCGCGCTGCAGGGCGCCAAGGCGCGCACCGTCTGGATCGGCGACGTGCTCATCGGCGCCGACGCGGTCGACACCGACTCCTACGAGGCGAACCGCAACCTCGTGCTCACCGACGGCGCCCGCGCCGACAGCATCCCGAACCTCGAGATCGAGACCGGCGAGATCGCCGGCGCCGGTCACGCGAGCGCCACGGGCCGCTTCGACGACGAGCAGCTGTTCTACCTGCGCTCGCGCGGCATCTCCGAGAAGGAGTCGCGCCGCCTGGTCGTGCTCGGCTTCCTCATGGAGATCGTGCAGAAGATCACCGTCGAGGACGTCCGCGCGCGGCTCATCGACGCCGTCGAGGCCGAGCTCGCGACCATGGAGGTCGACTGA
- a CDS encoding DUF3099 domain-containing protein — MKQTPGAAITSIPASPAEERHTRMVKYAVAMGIRLVCIAACFVTPGWWLLIPALGAVILPSFAVLVANNVAPTTGPAVERPGQMLPYAPGGPGPSA, encoded by the coding sequence ATGAAGCAGACGCCGGGCGCCGCCATCACGAGCATCCCCGCCTCTCCCGCCGAGGAGCGGCACACCCGCATGGTGAAGTACGCCGTCGCGATGGGCATCCGCCTGGTCTGCATCGCCGCCTGCTTCGTCACCCCCGGGTGGTGGCTGCTCATCCCCGCGCTCGGCGCGGTCATCCTGCCCTCCTTCGCCGTGCTCGTCGCCAACAACGTCGCGCCGACCACCGGCCCCGCCGTCGAGCGCCCCGGCCAGATGCTGCCGTACGCCCCCGGCGGGCCCGGGCCCTCCGCGTGA
- the fabG gene encoding 3-oxoacyl-ACP reductase FabG: protein MTSQRTVLITGGNRGIGFAIAEEFLAQGHRVAVTARSGSGPEGALTVTADVTDAASLDAAYREVEEAYGPIEVVVANAGITRDTLLLRMSDDDFQQVVDTNLTGAFRTVKRATKGMLKARFGRIVLISSVVGLYGSAGQVNYSASKSALVGMARSLTRELGGRGITANVVAPGFIETDMTAALPEEQQKAYRDAIPAGRFASAQEVARVVAWIASDDAGYISGAVIPVDGGLGMGH from the coding sequence ATGACCTCTCAGCGCACCGTTCTCATCACCGGCGGCAACCGCGGCATCGGCTTCGCGATCGCCGAGGAGTTCCTCGCCCAGGGCCACCGCGTGGCCGTGACCGCCCGCTCCGGCTCCGGCCCGGAGGGCGCGCTGACCGTCACCGCCGATGTGACCGACGCCGCCTCGCTCGACGCCGCGTACCGCGAGGTCGAGGAGGCGTACGGGCCCATCGAGGTCGTCGTGGCGAACGCCGGCATCACCCGCGACACCCTGCTGCTGCGCATGAGCGACGACGACTTCCAGCAGGTGGTCGACACGAACCTGACGGGCGCCTTCCGCACCGTGAAGCGGGCGACGAAGGGGATGCTCAAGGCGCGTTTCGGCCGCATCGTGCTCATCTCGAGCGTGGTCGGCCTCTACGGCTCGGCCGGGCAGGTCAACTACAGCGCCTCGAAGTCGGCCCTGGTCGGGATGGCGCGCTCCCTCACGCGGGAGCTCGGCGGTCGCGGCATCACCGCGAACGTCGTCGCCCCCGGCTTCATCGAGACCGACATGACGGCGGCCCTGCCCGAGGAGCAGCAGAAGGCGTACCGCGACGCGATCCCCGCGGGCCGCTTCGCCAGCGCCCAGGAGGTCGCCCGCGTCGTCGCGTGGATCGCCTCGGACGACGCCGGCTACATCTCCGGCGCGGTCATCCCCGTCGACGGCGGCCTCGGCATGGGGCACTAG
- a CDS encoding heme o synthase, with product MDTALDPSITTRPRTLKRTVAAYVALTKPRVIELLLVTTAPVMILAEGGLPSLWLVLATLIGGALSAGSAGAFNMYIDRDIDRIMQRTQNRPLVTGELTDRQALVFAYVLGVVSIVWLLITTNWLAASLALAAILFYVVIYTLVLKRRTEQNIIWGGIAGCFPVVIGWTAVTGSLDWPPLILFLVVFLWTPPHYWPLSLKYRDDYASASVPMLGVVRGRAMVGLQTILYAWATVACSLLLIPVADMGALYSGAAVLAGAWFIIESHRLYSRALHGREAKPMKVFHASITYLTLLFVAVGIDPLLPY from the coding sequence ATGGATACTGCGCTCGACCCGTCGATCACGACCCGTCCGCGCACCCTCAAGCGCACCGTGGCGGCGTACGTCGCCCTGACGAAGCCGCGGGTCATCGAGCTGCTGCTCGTGACGACCGCCCCGGTCATGATCCTCGCGGAGGGCGGGCTGCCGAGCCTCTGGCTCGTGCTCGCGACCCTCATCGGCGGCGCCCTCTCGGCCGGATCGGCCGGCGCGTTCAACATGTACATCGACCGCGACATCGACCGCATCATGCAGCGCACGCAGAACCGGCCGCTCGTGACGGGCGAGCTCACCGACCGGCAGGCGCTCGTCTTCGCCTACGTGCTCGGCGTCGTCTCCATCGTCTGGCTGCTCATCACGACGAACTGGCTCGCCGCGTCGCTCGCGCTCGCCGCCATCCTCTTCTACGTCGTCATCTACACGCTCGTGCTCAAGCGCCGCACCGAGCAGAACATCATCTGGGGCGGCATCGCCGGCTGCTTCCCGGTCGTCATCGGCTGGACGGCCGTGACCGGCTCGCTCGACTGGCCGCCGCTCATCCTCTTCCTCGTCGTGTTCCTCTGGACGCCGCCGCACTACTGGCCGCTGTCGCTCAAGTACCGCGACGACTACGCCTCGGCCTCCGTGCCCATGCTCGGCGTCGTGCGCGGGCGCGCCATGGTCGGCCTGCAGACGATCCTGTACGCCTGGGCCACGGTCGCCTGCTCGCTGCTGCTCATCCCCGTCGCCGACATGGGTGCGCTCTACTCGGGCGCCGCGGTGCTCGCGGGGGCCTGGTTCATCATCGAGAGCCACCGCCTCTACTCGCGCGCGCTGCACGGCCGCGAGGCGAAGCCGATGAAGGTCTTCCACGCCAGCATCACCTACCTGACGCTGCTCTTCGTGGCCGTCGGCATCGACCCGCTGCTGCCGTACTAG
- the abc-f gene encoding ribosomal protection-like ABC-F family protein: MLAVQDLEIRVGARLLMENVAFRVDKGDKVGLVGRNGAGKTTLTKVLAGDELPAAGSVQRTGELGYLPQDPRSGDPEQLARTRILDARGLGQIVIDMQQATQDMASPDPEVSEKAMNRYGRLTDRFLALGGYAAEAEAASIASNLNLPDRILSQPLNTLSGGQRRRIELARILFSDAETMILDEPTNHLDADSVVWLREFLGSYQGGFIVISHDIHLVEETVNKVFYLDANRQVIDIYNMGWKHYLRQREADEERRKKERANVEKKATSLQQQAARFGAKASKAASAHQMVARAEKMLSGLEEVRAVDRVAKLRFPDPAPVGKTPLQARNLSKSYGSLEIFTAVDLAVDRGSRVVILGLNGAGKTTLLRILAGVDAPDTGELEPGHGLRVGYYAQEHETLDVKRSVLENMMSASETITEREARSVLGSFLFLGDDTAKPAGVLSGGEKTRLSLAMLVVSKANLLLLDEPTNNLDPASRLEILGALSSYAGSVILVSHDEGAVEALNPERVLIMPDGVEDLWTKDYAELISLA, translated from the coding sequence GTGCTCGCTGTTCAGGATCTCGAGATCCGGGTCGGCGCGCGCCTGCTCATGGAGAACGTCGCCTTCCGGGTGGACAAGGGCGACAAGGTCGGCCTCGTGGGGCGCAACGGCGCCGGCAAGACGACGCTCACCAAGGTGCTCGCGGGGGACGAGCTGCCCGCCGCGGGCAGCGTGCAGCGCACGGGGGAGCTCGGCTACCTGCCGCAGGATCCGCGCTCGGGGGATCCCGAGCAGCTCGCCCGCACGCGCATCCTCGACGCCCGCGGTCTCGGCCAGATCGTCATCGACATGCAGCAGGCGACGCAGGACATGGCGAGCCCCGACCCCGAGGTGAGCGAGAAGGCGATGAACCGCTACGGGCGGCTCACCGACCGCTTCCTCGCCCTCGGCGGCTACGCGGCCGAGGCCGAGGCCGCGTCGATCGCGAGCAACCTCAACCTGCCCGATCGCATCCTCAGCCAGCCGCTCAACACGCTCTCGGGCGGTCAGCGCCGCCGCATCGAGCTCGCCCGCATCCTGTTCAGCGATGCCGAGACGATGATCCTCGACGAGCCGACCAACCACCTCGACGCCGACTCGGTGGTGTGGCTGCGCGAGTTCCTCGGCAGCTACCAGGGCGGCTTCATCGTGATCAGCCACGACATCCACCTGGTGGAGGAGACCGTCAACAAGGTCTTCTACCTCGACGCGAACCGCCAGGTCATCGACATCTACAACATGGGCTGGAAGCACTACCTGCGCCAGCGCGAGGCCGACGAGGAGCGCCGCAAGAAGGAGCGCGCCAACGTCGAGAAGAAGGCCACCTCGCTGCAGCAGCAGGCCGCGCGCTTCGGCGCCAAGGCCTCGAAGGCCGCCTCGGCGCACCAGATGGTCGCCCGGGCCGAGAAGATGCTCTCGGGCCTCGAGGAGGTGCGCGCCGTCGATCGGGTGGCGAAGCTGCGGTTCCCCGATCCGGCGCCCGTCGGCAAGACGCCGCTGCAGGCCCGCAATCTGTCGAAAAGCTACGGCTCGCTCGAGATCTTCACCGCCGTCGACCTGGCGGTGGACCGCGGCTCCCGCGTGGTCATCCTGGGCCTCAACGGCGCCGGCAAGACCACGCTGCTGCGCATCCTCGCGGGCGTGGACGCGCCCGACACGGGCGAGCTCGAGCCCGGTCACGGCCTGCGCGTCGGCTACTACGCGCAGGAGCACGAGACGCTCGACGTGAAGCGCAGCGTGCTCGAGAACATGATGTCGGCCTCCGAGACGATCACCGAGCGCGAGGCGCGCAGCGTGCTCGGCTCATTCCTCTTCCTCGGCGACGACACCGCCAAGCCGGCCGGCGTGCTCTCGGGCGGCGAGAAGACGCGCCTCTCGCTGGCGATGCTCGTCGTCTCGAAGGCGAACCTGCTGCTGCTCGACGAGCCGACGAACAACCTCGACCCGGCCAGCCGCCTCGAGATCCTCGGCGCGCTGTCGAGCTACGCCGGCTCCGTCATCCTCGTCAGCCACGACGAGGGCGCGGTCGAGGCGCTCAACCCCGAGCGGGTGCTCATCATGCCCGACGGCGTCGAGGACCTCTGGACGAAGGACTACGCCGAGCTCATCTCGCTCGCCTAG
- a CDS encoding COX15/CtaA family protein — translation MNRLWQNLVGSVRAARAWLPTTVDRRVRFIAWASLVSQTLIVGTGGAVRLTGSGLGCPTWPRCTADSFVATPEMGIHGIVEFGNRLLTFVLVIIAIAAFAFVVRMRRERPELLRLSVALGLGIPAQAIIGGITVLTNLDPWIVGLHFVVSTALVALATVFVFRVYRGPASRSLAVPAPVRMLGLATAVGAWVTVLVGIVVTGSGPHAGDGGAARNGLDSELLQHVHSWPAYITAGLSLALLVVAARLGLARVQRAAVGLLLVEGAQIVIGVAQARLGLPEILVGAHMVLACVLIAAVTRVLLEMRTTRDEDAALTAATAEPELVAR, via the coding sequence GTGAATCGCCTGTGGCAGAACCTGGTCGGCTCGGTGCGCGCGGCGCGCGCGTGGCTCCCGACGACGGTCGATCGGCGCGTGCGGTTCATCGCCTGGGCCTCCCTCGTCAGCCAGACCCTCATCGTCGGCACCGGCGGCGCGGTGCGCCTCACCGGCTCGGGCCTCGGCTGCCCGACGTGGCCGCGGTGCACGGCGGACTCGTTCGTCGCGACGCCCGAGATGGGCATCCACGGCATCGTCGAGTTCGGCAACCGCCTGCTCACCTTCGTGCTCGTCATCATCGCCATCGCCGCCTTCGCCTTCGTCGTGCGCATGCGACGCGAGCGCCCCGAGCTGCTGCGCCTCTCCGTGGCCCTCGGCCTGGGCATCCCGGCGCAGGCGATCATCGGCGGCATCACCGTGCTGACGAACCTCGACCCGTGGATCGTCGGCCTGCACTTCGTCGTCTCGACCGCGCTCGTCGCGCTCGCGACCGTCTTCGTCTTCCGCGTCTACCGCGGGCCGGCCTCGCGCTCGCTCGCCGTGCCGGCCCCGGTGCGGATGCTCGGCCTCGCGACCGCCGTCGGCGCCTGGGTCACCGTGCTCGTCGGCATCGTGGTCACCGGCTCGGGCCCGCACGCGGGCGACGGCGGCGCGGCGCGCAACGGCCTCGACTCGGAGCTGCTGCAGCACGTGCACTCCTGGCCGGCCTACATCACCGCCGGCCTGAGCCTGGCGCTGCTCGTCGTCGCCGCGCGGCTCGGGCTGGCCCGCGTGCAGCGCGCCGCCGTGGGCCTGCTGCTCGTCGAGGGGGCGCAGATCGTCATCGGCGTGGCCCAGGCGCGGCTCGGCCTGCCCGAGATCCTCGTCGGGGCGCACATGGTGCTCGCCTGCGTGCTCATCGCCGCGGTGACGCGCGTGCTGCTGGAGATGCGGACGACCCGCGACGAGGACGCCGCTCTCACCGCCGCAACCGCGGAGCCGGAGCTCGTCGCCCGCTAG
- a CDS encoding biotin transporter BioY, with amino-acid sequence MRNATAVTNAITLARPTLVDRVQTRTLATDVILVMGGTALVAALAQIAVPLWPVPVTGQTLAVLIVGASLGAARGAASLALYAIVGGLGLPVFSDAESGWSIIAGPTGGYIIGFVLAAAIVGWAAERQWDRGWLKAAVTFIGGSLVVFAVGLPWLAMSLGQLGLPNDLGAVLASGFVPFIIGGLIKAGIAAALMPALWRAAEARRADEA; translated from the coding sequence GTGAGGAACGCCACCGCCGTGACGAACGCCATCACCCTCGCCCGTCCCACTCTCGTGGACCGCGTCCAGACCCGCACCCTCGCCACCGACGTCATCCTCGTCATGGGCGGCACGGCGCTCGTCGCCGCCCTCGCCCAGATCGCCGTGCCGCTCTGGCCCGTGCCCGTCACGGGTCAGACCCTCGCCGTGCTCATCGTCGGCGCCTCGCTCGGCGCGGCCCGCGGCGCAGCCTCGCTCGCGCTCTACGCCATCGTCGGCGGCCTCGGCCTGCCGGTGTTCAGCGACGCGGAGTCGGGCTGGAGCATCATCGCGGGCCCGACCGGGGGTTACATCATCGGCTTCGTGCTCGCCGCCGCGATCGTCGGCTGGGCCGCCGAGCGCCAGTGGGACCGCGGATGGCTGAAGGCCGCGGTCACCTTCATCGGCGGCTCCCTCGTCGTCTTCGCGGTCGGACTCCCCTGGCTCGCGATGTCGCTCGGCCAGCTCGGCCTGCCGAACGACCTCGGCGCCGTGCTCGCCTCGGGCTTCGTGCCGTTCATCATCGGCGGCCTCATCAAGGCCGGCATCGCCGCCGCGCTCATGCCCGCGCTCTGGCGTGCGGCCGAGGCGCGTCGCGCCGACGAGGCCTGA
- the sufB gene encoding Fe-S cluster assembly protein SufB: MSDVLIDRPELEGLGQYEFGWSDSDAAGSTARRGISTEVVSDISALKSEPEWMLKTRLKGYDLFGKKPMPNWGADLSGIDFDNIKYFVRSTEKQATTWEELPEDIKATYEKLGIPEAERQRLVSGVAAQYESEVVYHQIREDLEEQGVIFMDTDTALREHPELFQEYFGTVIPPGDNKFAALNTAVWSGGSFVYVPPGVHVEIPLQAYFRINTENMGQFERTLIIADEGSYVHYIEGCTAPIYKSDSLHSAVVEIIVKKNARVRYTTIQNWSNNVYNLVTKRAVAHEGATMEWIDGNIGSKVTMKYPSIFLVGEHAKGETLSVAFAGPGQHQDAGAKMIHMAPYTTSSIISKSIARGGGRAGYRGEVRVDAAAHHSANTVRCDALLVDTISRSDTYPAIDIRVDDVQLGHEATVSRVSEEQLFYLQSRGLPEDEAMAMIVRGFIEPIARELPMEYALELNKLIEMNMEGSVG; this comes from the coding sequence GTGTCTGACGTGCTTATCGATCGACCCGAGCTGGAAGGTCTGGGGCAGTACGAGTTCGGCTGGTCCGACTCCGACGCCGCCGGCAGCACCGCCCGCCGCGGCATCAGCACCGAGGTGGTCTCCGACATCTCCGCGCTCAAGAGCGAGCCCGAGTGGATGCTCAAGACGCGCCTGAAGGGCTACGACCTCTTCGGCAAGAAGCCGATGCCGAACTGGGGCGCCGACCTCTCGGGCATCGACTTCGACAACATCAAGTACTTCGTGCGCTCGACCGAGAAGCAGGCCACCACGTGGGAGGAGCTCCCCGAGGACATCAAGGCCACGTACGAGAAGCTCGGCATCCCCGAGGCCGAGCGCCAGCGCCTCGTCTCCGGCGTCGCCGCCCAGTACGAGTCCGAGGTCGTCTACCACCAGATCCGCGAGGACCTGGAGGAGCAGGGCGTCATCTTCATGGACACCGACACGGCGCTGCGCGAGCACCCGGAGCTGTTCCAGGAGTACTTCGGCACGGTCATCCCGCCCGGCGACAACAAGTTCGCCGCGCTCAACACGGCCGTCTGGTCGGGCGGATCGTTCGTCTACGTGCCGCCCGGCGTGCACGTCGAGATCCCGCTGCAGGCCTACTTCCGCATCAACACGGAGAACATGGGCCAGTTCGAGCGCACGCTGATCATCGCGGACGAGGGCTCGTACGTGCACTACATCGAGGGCTGCACGGCGCCGATCTACAAGAGCGACTCGCTGCACTCGGCCGTCGTCGAGATCATCGTGAAGAAGAACGCCCGCGTTCGGTACACGACGATCCAGAACTGGTCGAACAACGTCTACAACCTCGTCACGAAGCGCGCCGTCGCCCACGAGGGCGCCACCATGGAGTGGATCGACGGCAACATCGGCTCGAAGGTCACGATGAAGTACCCGTCGATCTTCCTCGTCGGCGAGCACGCCAAGGGCGAGACGCTCTCGGTCGCCTTCGCCGGCCCGGGCCAGCACCAGGACGCCGGCGCCAAGATGATCCACATGGCGCCGTACACGACGTCGTCGATCATCTCGAAGTCGATCGCCCGCGGCGGCGGTCGCGCCGGCTACCGCGGCGAGGTGCGGGTGGATGCCGCCGCGCACCACTCCGCCAACACCGTGCGCTGCGACGCCCTGCTCGTCGACACCATCTCGCGCTCCGACACATACCCGGCGATCGACATCCGCGTCGACGACGTGCAGCTGGGGCACGAGGCCACGGTCTCGCGCGTGAGCGAGGAGCAGCTGTTCTACCTGCAGTCGCGCGGCCTGCCCGAGGACGAGGCCATGGCGATGATCGTGCGCGGCTTCATCGAGCCGATCGCGCGCGAGCTGCCCATGGAGTACGCGCTCGAGCTCAACAAGCTCATCGAGATGAACATGGAGGGCAGCGTCGGCTGA
- a CDS encoding metal-sulfur cluster assembly factor, producing the protein MPVALEPKLFDQVEEGLKDVIDPELGVNIVDLGLVYDLAWDEESDALIISMTLTSAGCPLTDVIEESVANSLDGIVAQFRINWVWMPPWGPERITDDGRDMMRALGFSI; encoded by the coding sequence ATGCCCGTCGCACTCGAACCGAAGCTCTTCGACCAGGTCGAGGAGGGTCTCAAGGACGTCATCGACCCCGAGCTCGGGGTCAACATCGTCGACCTGGGGCTCGTCTACGACCTCGCGTGGGACGAGGAGTCCGACGCCCTCATCATCTCGATGACCCTCACCTCGGCCGGCTGCCCGCTCACCGACGTCATCGAGGAGTCGGTCGCCAACTCGCTCGACGGCATCGTCGCGCAGTTCCGCATCAACTGGGTGTGGATGCCGCCGTGGGGCCCCGAGCGCATCACCGACGACGGTCGCGACATGATGCGCGCGCTGGGCTTCAGCATCTGA